Proteins encoded within one genomic window of Sphingomonas cannabina:
- a CDS encoding hemolysin family protein, with the protein MHALPPFPWIDVAIILALVLLNGVFAMSELAIVSARKARLEAMVRTGRSGAATAIQLAADPGRFLSTVQIGITLIGIVAGAYSGASLGEPTAARIEALGLSRETAATIAYIVVIGLTTFASLIIGELVPKQFALRSPEPIAVLVAVPMLWLARATAPVVWLLDKTSALVFRLLGLRRESEDHVTAEELHLIVAEASRSGVIEEHERSIISGVVRLADRPVREVMTPRTDVDWLDVDLDEIGVRNALLATPRTRLPVAEGSIDAVIGVVEARSVAVALIEGRPLDLRVLMKPAPVLPDQVDAMDALGVLRRAEVPMGLVHDEYGHFEGVVTPNDLLAAIAGGFASDVEPGEEPAVVVREDGSFLIAGSVSADRLAERLDMTLDEDRDYATVAGLALAVLKHLPKEGESFVEQGWRFEIVDMDGHKIDKLLVSRVE; encoded by the coding sequence ATGCACGCGCTCCCCCCTTTTCCCTGGATCGACGTCGCGATCATCCTCGCGCTCGTCCTTCTGAACGGCGTGTTCGCAATGAGCGAGCTCGCGATCGTCTCCGCACGCAAGGCGCGGCTGGAGGCGATGGTGCGCACCGGACGCAGCGGCGCCGCCACCGCGATCCAGCTCGCCGCCGATCCCGGCCGCTTCCTGTCGACGGTGCAGATCGGCATCACGCTGATCGGCATCGTCGCCGGCGCCTATTCGGGCGCGAGCCTGGGCGAGCCCACGGCTGCCCGGATCGAGGCGCTGGGCCTCAGCCGCGAGACCGCCGCGACGATCGCCTATATCGTCGTCATCGGCCTCACCACCTTCGCCTCGCTGATCATCGGCGAGCTGGTGCCCAAGCAGTTCGCGCTCCGCTCGCCCGAGCCGATCGCGGTGCTGGTGGCGGTGCCGATGCTGTGGCTGGCGCGGGCAACGGCGCCGGTGGTGTGGCTGCTCGACAAGACCAGCGCGCTCGTCTTCCGCCTGCTCGGTCTGCGCCGCGAATCCGAGGATCATGTGACCGCCGAGGAGCTTCATCTGATCGTCGCCGAGGCGTCGCGCTCGGGCGTGATCGAGGAGCATGAGCGCTCGATCATCTCGGGCGTCGTCCGCCTCGCCGACCGGCCGGTGCGGGAGGTGATGACGCCGCGCACCGATGTCGACTGGCTCGACGTCGACCTGGACGAGATCGGCGTGCGCAACGCGCTGCTGGCGACGCCGCGCACGCGCCTGCCGGTGGCGGAGGGCTCGATCGACGCGGTGATCGGCGTGGTCGAGGCGCGCTCGGTCGCGGTGGCGCTGATCGAGGGCAGGCCGCTCGACCTGCGCGTGCTGATGAAGCCGGCGCCGGTGCTGCCCGATCAGGTCGACGCGATGGACGCGCTCGGCGTGCTGCGCCGCGCCGAGGTGCCGATGGGCCTCGTCCACGACGAATACGGCCATTTCGAGGGCGTGGTGACGCCCAACGACCTGCTCGCCGCGATCGCCGGCGGCTTCGCCTCGGACGTCGAGCCGGGCGAGGAGCCGGCAGTGGTGGTGCGCGAGGACGGCTCGTTCCTGATCGCCGGTAGCGTCTCCGCCGACCGCCTCGCCGAGCGGCTCGACATGACGCTCGACGAGGACCGCGACTATGCGACCGTCGCCGGCCTGGCGCTGGCGGTGCTCAAGCATCTGCCCAAGGAAGGCGAGAGCTTCGTCGAGCAGGGCTGGCGCTTCGAGATCGTCGACATGGACGGCCACAAGATCGACAAGCTGCTGGTGAGCCGGGTGGAGTGA
- the purD gene encoding phosphoribosylamine--glycine ligase, translating into MNVLLVGSGGREHALAWKLAQSPRLTKLFAAPGNPGIAEHAELVELNIADHRAVIDFCRREHIGFVVIGPEAPLVDGLADNLRTIGVGVFGPSKAAAQLEGSKGFTKDLCAREGIPTARYERVHALDGARAVVGEFGLPVVIKADGLAAGKGVTIATTAEEADAALAGLFTGPGAEAVIEEFLTGEEASLFVLTDGAHLMPFGNAQDHKRVGDGDVGPNTGGMGAYSPARVLTPELEARAIEEIVRPTITALTRVGTPFQGVLYAGLMLTAEGPKLIEYNVRFGDPECEALMLRLESDLLELMIAADDGTLAEHEARWRDEVAMTVVLAAQGYPGTPETGGTIGGIDAAEAEGAKVFHAGTRLAGGKLTAAGGRVLAVTALGSSVAEAQAAAYRAVDAIDFPTGFCRRDIGWREVAREKGE; encoded by the coding sequence ATGAATGTCCTGCTGGTCGGCTCGGGAGGCCGCGAACATGCGCTCGCGTGGAAGCTGGCGCAATCGCCGCGGCTCACGAAACTGTTCGCCGCGCCCGGCAATCCGGGGATCGCCGAACACGCCGAGCTGGTCGAGCTCAACATAGCCGACCACCGCGCCGTGATCGACTTCTGCCGACGCGAGCATATCGGCTTCGTCGTGATCGGGCCGGAGGCGCCGCTGGTCGACGGGCTCGCCGACAACCTGCGCACGATCGGCGTCGGCGTGTTCGGGCCGAGCAAGGCGGCGGCGCAGCTCGAAGGGTCGAAGGGCTTCACCAAGGACCTGTGCGCGCGCGAGGGCATCCCGACCGCGCGCTACGAGCGGGTCCATGCGCTCGACGGCGCACGCGCGGTGGTGGGCGAGTTCGGGCTGCCGGTGGTGATCAAGGCGGACGGGCTCGCGGCGGGCAAGGGCGTGACCATCGCCACCACCGCCGAGGAGGCCGATGCCGCGCTGGCCGGGCTGTTCACCGGACCGGGCGCCGAAGCGGTGATCGAGGAGTTCCTGACCGGCGAGGAGGCGAGCCTGTTCGTGCTGACCGACGGCGCCCATCTGATGCCGTTCGGCAATGCCCAGGACCACAAGCGCGTCGGCGACGGCGACGTCGGGCCGAACACCGGCGGCATGGGCGCCTATTCGCCGGCGCGGGTGCTGACGCCCGAGCTGGAGGCGCGCGCGATCGAGGAGATCGTGCGGCCGACGATCACCGCGCTGACGCGGGTGGGGACGCCGTTCCAGGGCGTGCTCTATGCCGGGCTGATGCTGACGGCCGAGGGGCCCAAGCTGATCGAATACAACGTCCGCTTCGGCGATCCCGAGTGCGAGGCGCTGATGCTGCGGCTGGAGAGCGACCTGCTCGAGCTGATGATCGCCGCCGACGACGGCACCCTGGCCGAGCATGAGGCGAGGTGGCGTGACGAGGTGGCGATGACGGTGGTGTTGGCGGCGCAGGGCTATCCCGGCACGCCCGAGACCGGCGGAACGATCGGCGGGATCGACGCGGCCGAGGCGGAGGGGGCCAAGGTCTTCCACGCCGGCACCAGGCTGGCGGGCGGCAAGCTCACCGCGGCCGGGGGCCGTGTGCTGGCGGTGACGGCGCTCGGTTCGAGCGTCGCCGAGGCGCAGGCGGCCGCCTATCGCGCGGTCGACGCGATCGACTTCCCCACCGGCTTCTGCCGCCGTGACATCGGCTGGCGCGAAGTGGCGCGGGAAAAGGGGGAATAA
- a CDS encoding vWA domain-containing protein yields MRVQAVSSLALCAVLLTSAAPSPVPQSPLEKRILPLPPQPSPVRCRMGDRTVPHPVPVYAPQPRGTVAPPPPPPPPPPPPASPVAVDSIVAEDAGELVLVATHSRRQQARVGKRNPSYAPPPYGAYGNTERYDGRAVASIQDVAQAPVSTFSVDVDTGAYANIRRFLTQGQPVPAEAVRTEEMINYFRYDYPRPGDRAAPFSVTTDVARTPWNADTRLLRIGLRGYDVDMTTRPPANLVFLVDVSGSMDQPDKLPLVKTALAGLADQLRPDDRVAIVVYAGAAGVVLEPTSSKDYVKAAIDCLSAGGSTAGAEGIQLAYNIARANFRKGGINRIFLATDGDFNVGVSDNKQLEALVKTNRDDGITLTTLGFGEGNYNEAMMERIADVGNGNYAYIDSAMEARKVLDEELSATLVTIAKDVKVQVEFNPAQVSQYRLIGYENRALAEEDFTNDAVDAGDIGAGHQVTALYEIVPAGAKGWTPERRYEANRRAPGASTGSELCYVKLRYKAPDGTTSREISRPVPASLLRTAGEPSGDMAFATAVAAFGQKLRGDKYLGSYGYADIRRLAGDSGGYWRQEFVKLAELADKGGQAVSSRN; encoded by the coding sequence ATGCGTGTCCAAGCCGTGTCCTCGCTGGCGCTCTGCGCCGTCCTCCTCACCTCCGCCGCGCCGTCGCCGGTTCCGCAGTCTCCGCTGGAGAAGCGGATCCTGCCGCTGCCGCCCCAGCCCTCGCCGGTGCGCTGTCGGATGGGCGATCGCACCGTGCCTCATCCGGTCCCGGTCTATGCGCCGCAGCCGCGCGGCACCGTCGCGCCTCCTCCACCTCCACCGCCGCCACCGCCTCCTCCCGCCTCGCCGGTGGCGGTCGACTCGATCGTAGCGGAGGATGCCGGGGAGCTAGTGTTGGTGGCGACGCATTCGCGTCGGCAGCAGGCGCGGGTCGGCAAGCGTAATCCAAGCTACGCACCGCCGCCCTATGGCGCCTACGGCAACACCGAACGCTACGACGGCCGCGCCGTCGCCTCGATCCAGGATGTCGCGCAGGCGCCCGTCTCGACCTTCTCGGTCGACGTCGATACCGGCGCCTATGCGAATATCCGCCGTTTCCTGACGCAGGGCCAGCCGGTGCCGGCCGAGGCGGTCCGGACCGAGGAGATGATCAACTATTTCCGTTACGACTATCCCCGGCCGGGCGACCGCGCCGCGCCGTTCAGCGTCACCACCGACGTCGCGCGCACGCCGTGGAACGCGGACACGCGGCTGCTGAGGATCGGCCTTCGCGGCTATGACGTCGACATGACCACGCGGCCGCCGGCGAACCTGGTGTTCCTGGTCGACGTGTCGGGATCGATGGACCAGCCGGACAAGCTGCCGCTGGTCAAGACCGCGCTCGCAGGACTCGCCGACCAGCTCCGGCCCGATGACCGCGTCGCGATCGTGGTCTATGCCGGTGCCGCCGGCGTGGTGCTCGAGCCGACCAGCAGCAAGGATTACGTCAAGGCCGCGATCGACTGCCTCTCGGCCGGCGGCTCGACCGCGGGAGCGGAGGGCATCCAGCTCGCCTACAACATCGCGCGGGCGAACTTCCGCAAGGGCGGCATCAACCGCATCTTCCTCGCCACCGACGGCGACTTCAACGTCGGCGTCAGCGACAACAAGCAGCTCGAGGCCCTGGTCAAGACAAACCGCGACGACGGCATCACCCTCACCACGCTCGGCTTCGGCGAAGGCAACTACAACGAGGCGATGATGGAGCGCATCGCCGACGTCGGCAACGGCAACTATGCTTATATCGACAGCGCGATGGAGGCACGGAAGGTGCTGGACGAGGAGCTCAGCGCCACGCTCGTCACCATCGCCAAGGACGTGAAGGTGCAGGTCGAGTTCAATCCCGCCCAGGTCAGCCAGTATAGGCTGATCGGCTACGAGAACCGCGCGCTGGCCGAAGAGGACTTCACCAACGACGCGGTCGATGCCGGCGACATCGGCGCCGGGCATCAGGTGACCGCGCTCTACGAGATCGTACCGGCGGGGGCGAAGGGCTGGACGCCGGAGCGGCGCTACGAGGCCAACCGGCGGGCGCCCGGCGCCTCGACCGGCAGCGAGCTCTGTTACGTCAAGCTGCGCTACAAGGCGCCGGACGGGACCACCTCGCGCGAGATCAGCCGGCCGGTGCCGGCGTCGCTGCTGCGCACCGCCGGCGAGCCGTCCGGCGACATGGCGTTCGCGACCGCGGTCGCCGCCTTTGGGCAGAAGCTCAGGGGCGACAAGTATCTCGGCAGCTACGGCTATGCCGACATCCGACGGCTCGCCGGTGACAGCGGCGGCTATTGGCGGCAGGAGTTCGTGAAACTCGCCGAACTCGCCGACAAGGGCGGGCAGGCGGTCTCAAGCCGCAACTGA